In Vibrio bathopelagicus, one DNA window encodes the following:
- a CDS encoding NAD(P)/FAD-dependent oxidoreductase, whose product MKKIAIIGSGISGLTCAHILDKHHDVTVFEKNDYVGGHTATVDIEHQGSAFSIDTGFIVFNDRTYPNFNQLLEQLGVERQPTEMSFSVHNTTTKFEYNGHSINSLFAQRSNIFKPQFWSLVSDILKFNKLCKAQFESNVFTPDVTLGSFLRDNQFSDFFSQHYILPMGAAIWSTSLEEMEEFELKFFIQFFYNHGLLDIANRPQWYVIPKGSRSYIEIILSRLSKSVALNTSIQQVTRQESGVTIEFEDGGTQGFDEVIFACHSDQALHLLGDATAEEKQVLGEIPYSRNEVVLHTDTRLLPDRKLAWASWNYMLDGNSQRPACVTYNMNILQGIESQDTFCVTLNQNDAIDPEKIIRSFVYHHPVLNSNTVNAQQQREKICGQNKTHFAGAYWYNGFHEDGVHSALDVTKRFGLDLSTSSEL is encoded by the coding sequence AAATCGCCATTATTGGTTCAGGTATCTCTGGACTCACTTGCGCGCACATATTAGATAAGCACCACGACGTAACGGTATTCGAAAAGAATGATTATGTTGGGGGACACACCGCGACCGTTGATATTGAACATCAGGGCTCGGCTTTTTCGATAGATACAGGTTTCATCGTATTCAACGATCGAACCTACCCAAACTTCAATCAGCTGCTCGAACAACTGGGTGTTGAAAGACAACCCACCGAGATGAGCTTTAGCGTCCACAACACCACCACCAAGTTTGAATACAACGGCCACAGCATTAATTCGTTATTCGCGCAGAGGAGTAACATCTTCAAGCCGCAGTTCTGGTCTTTGGTGTCTGACATTCTGAAGTTCAACAAGTTGTGTAAGGCGCAATTCGAAAGCAATGTGTTCACTCCAGACGTTACCCTTGGAAGTTTCTTGCGTGACAACCAGTTTTCCGATTTTTTCAGCCAGCACTACATTCTGCCGATGGGGGCCGCTATTTGGTCGACAAGCTTAGAAGAGATGGAAGAGTTTGAGCTTAAATTCTTTATTCAGTTTTTCTACAACCACGGCCTGCTAGACATTGCCAACCGCCCGCAGTGGTATGTAATTCCTAAAGGCTCTCGTTCTTACATTGAAATCATCCTTTCACGCTTAAGTAAGTCTGTTGCACTCAACACATCGATTCAACAAGTCACTCGCCAAGAATCAGGGGTCACGATTGAATTTGAAGATGGCGGCACACAGGGTTTCGACGAGGTGATATTTGCCTGTCATTCAGACCAAGCGTTACATCTGCTAGGCGATGCAACAGCAGAGGAGAAACAGGTACTGGGCGAAATACCTTATAGCCGCAATGAAGTGGTTCTTCATACCGATACTCGATTGCTCCCAGATAGAAAGCTGGCTTGGGCGAGCTGGAACTACATGCTCGACGGCAACAGCCAACGACCAGCTTGTGTGACGTACAACATGAACATTCTGCAAGGCATCGAAAGCCAAGACACCTTCTGCGTCACCTTGAATCAGAACGACGCCATCGATCCGGAAAAAATCATTCGAAGCTTTGTGTATCACCACCCTGTTCTGAATTCGAACACGGTGAACGCACAGCAACAACGTGAAAAAATCTGCGGCCAAAATAAGACTCACTTTGCAGGCGCTTACTGGTACAACGGATTCCATGAAGACGGCGTCCACAGTGCACTCGATGTGACCAAACGCTTCGGTTTAGATTTGAGTACGAGTTCAGAACTGTGA
- a CDS encoding DUF1365 domain-containing protein: MNSQTLTSEMGIASEKSEELSGIYWGNVRHRRFGDITHEFSYQLYMMGLDLDELPQTTSRSALFGTRWYNPIRFVESDYLTEKKENPSINEPKSLKQRIASKVQQLGGVWSDSNRVTMLAQCRCLGIYFSPINCFFCYDETGDCKYMLAEVSNTPWRERHYYLIDMHQELKVKKAFHVSPFMDLNMTYFWKIKPPAKRTLVHIESRRDDKLFDATLALTKQSVTKKNIRQTVCKIPAMTIKVVMGIYYQALKLFLKKVPFVAHPDSTP; encoded by the coding sequence GTGAACAGCCAAACTCTGACATCCGAAATGGGGATCGCATCCGAAAAGAGTGAAGAACTCAGCGGTATCTATTGGGGTAACGTCAGACATCGCCGTTTTGGCGACATCACCCATGAGTTTAGTTATCAGCTTTACATGATGGGGCTGGATCTTGATGAACTGCCCCAAACCACATCGCGTAGTGCGCTATTCGGAACTCGATGGTACAACCCGATTCGCTTTGTAGAGTCGGATTATCTTACTGAAAAAAAAGAAAACCCCAGTATTAATGAACCAAAGTCACTTAAGCAACGTATAGCTTCCAAAGTGCAACAGCTTGGTGGTGTTTGGTCTGATTCAAACCGTGTGACGATGCTGGCACAGTGCCGTTGTTTAGGTATTTATTTCAGCCCGATAAACTGTTTCTTCTGTTATGACGAAACAGGCGATTGCAAATACATGTTGGCTGAAGTGAGTAATACGCCTTGGCGAGAAAGACACTACTACCTCATCGACATGCACCAAGAACTGAAGGTAAAGAAAGCGTTTCACGTTTCGCCGTTTATGGACTTAAACATGACCTACTTTTGGAAAATTAAGCCGCCAGCGAAACGCACGTTAGTCCACATCGAAAGCCGCCGAGACGACAAGCTTTTCGATGCGACATTGGCTTTGACAAAGCAGTCAGTAACAAAGAAAAATATTAGACAAACGGTATGTAAGATTCCGGCGATGACGATAAAAGTCGTGATGGGGATTTATTATCAGGCTCTCAAATTATTCCTGAAAAAAGTACCGTTTGTGGCGCACCCAGATTCAACACCTTAA
- a CDS encoding SAM-dependent methyltransferase, translated as MEQLAKQNNIEQQAKAVAVSSNCKYRALIFKVLERLQFATLEIIERDQHSVFGDREADLKGRIVIHDATFFRDVVINGSIGASEAYIDGKWTSPNLTRVIQIMARNQAQLDELDDKTQWISKFKNLLLRRKNSNTEQGSKRNILAHYDIGNELYERFLDCSMQYSSAIYSEDALTLSKAQQNKMKTICERLELSESDSVVEIGTGWGGLAIFMAQHYGCHVTTTTISDAQHELAEQRVKALGLTDKITLLKQDYRNLSGQYDKLVSIEMIEAVGHEYLQTFFEKCSSLLKPSGKMLIQAITIADSRYEKYRKGIDFIQKYIFPGGCLPSVSVMTQHLATSTDLVVQEIDDIGLHYARTLNDWNVAFENSWEDLESLGYSEEFKRLWTFYFCYCEGAFKERVISTHHLVARKPRYFGAKDETVLDY; from the coding sequence ATGGAACAGCTTGCCAAACAAAACAACATTGAACAACAAGCTAAAGCCGTTGCTGTTTCAAGCAACTGTAAATATCGAGCTTTAATCTTTAAGGTCCTAGAGCGCCTGCAATTTGCGACGTTGGAAATTATCGAGCGAGACCAACATTCAGTATTTGGTGATCGAGAAGCAGACTTGAAAGGTCGAATCGTGATTCATGATGCGACCTTTTTTAGAGATGTTGTTATCAACGGCAGTATTGGGGCATCCGAAGCTTACATTGATGGTAAATGGACTAGTCCAAACCTGACTCGTGTTATCCAAATCATGGCGCGTAACCAAGCTCAACTGGATGAATTGGACGACAAAACACAATGGATTTCTAAATTCAAAAATCTACTTCTTCGTCGTAAGAATTCCAACACCGAACAAGGCTCTAAAAGAAACATTCTTGCCCACTACGACATCGGTAACGAGTTGTATGAACGCTTTCTTGATTGCTCAATGCAGTACTCATCTGCGATCTACAGCGAAGATGCGTTAACCCTGTCGAAAGCACAACAGAACAAAATGAAAACCATCTGTGAACGCTTAGAGCTTTCAGAATCGGACAGCGTGGTTGAAATCGGCACTGGCTGGGGCGGTTTAGCGATATTTATGGCCCAACATTATGGCTGCCACGTCACCACCACGACCATTTCAGATGCCCAGCACGAGCTGGCAGAACAGCGTGTTAAAGCGCTCGGCTTAACCGACAAGATCACTTTGCTTAAACAAGATTACCGAAACCTGTCAGGCCAATACGACAAGTTGGTGTCTATCGAGATGATCGAAGCAGTTGGACACGAATATCTGCAAACCTTCTTTGAGAAGTGCTCTTCGCTACTCAAACCTTCAGGCAAGATGCTGATTCAAGCGATCACCATTGCTGACAGCCGTTATGAGAAGTACCGCAAAGGTATCGACTTTATCCAGAAGTACATCTTCCCGGGGGGCTGTTTACCTTCAGTGTCAGTGATGACCCAACATCTTGCGACCAGCACAGACCTTGTGGTTCAAGAAATTGATGATATTGGCCTGCACTATGCTCGCACACTCAACGACTGGAACGTTGCCTTTGAAAACAGCTGGGAAGATTTGGAATCACTGGGTTATTCAGAAGAGTTCAAACGCCTTTGGACCTTCTACTTCTGCTACTGTGAAGGTGCATTCAAAGAGCGAGTGATCAGTACTCACCATTTAGTCGCAAGAAAACCTCGTTACTTTGGAGCAAAAGATGAAACGGTTTTGGATTATTAA
- a CDS encoding DUF2878 domain-containing protein: MKRFWIINLVLFQATWVCSAFFTAQAPFVTPLIVVVHFLLSPTRSSDLKILVLLPLGLLLDSLMLHFGIFAVDSAIANQSWFPVWLICLWIMFLISFNHSLNWLLKCSKVILFAIGFVAGTSSYWGGIKAGALLTTWPDASVVAALAMSWGILLPLLVAAYSNLVQPEMARTTR; the protein is encoded by the coding sequence ATGAAACGGTTTTGGATTATTAATCTCGTTCTGTTTCAAGCGACCTGGGTTTGCAGCGCCTTCTTTACCGCGCAAGCCCCGTTCGTAACGCCATTGATCGTGGTGGTTCACTTCCTTCTATCTCCAACTCGCAGTAGCGACTTGAAAATACTCGTCTTATTACCATTGGGGCTATTGCTTGATAGCCTCATGCTCCACTTCGGTATTTTTGCCGTCGACTCTGCAATTGCTAATCAATCTTGGTTTCCAGTGTGGCTCATTTGCCTGTGGATCATGTTCTTAATCAGTTTCAATCACAGCCTGAATTGGCTTTTAAAATGCTCGAAAGTGATCTTGTTTGCCATAGGGTTCGTAGCAGGTACTAGTAGTTATTGGGGAGGCATCAAAGCAGGTGCCCTTCTTACTACTTGGCCAGATGCATCGGTAGTTGCTGCCCTTGCAATGAGTTGGGGGATCTTGTTGCCCTTACTGGTGGCCGCCTACTCCAACTTAGTACAACCTGAAATGGCAAGGACAACGAGGTGA
- a CDS encoding chalcone isomerase family protein: MAYSRNPTQTFKPESGIVSAHQQAKNTLLGFVTLSLVFAALLFSGNTRASAVDDLHKRGQGEMSYLFWTLYSAEFYTAPSTSERALKIEYYRAIESKDLVEATEDQWNKLGYPNSNIKRWLEPLYSMWPNVEVGSTLTIRVAEDNVSRFYFDEQPIGVIQDKQFGDAFLAIWLSENTSEPGLRKQLLGLNK; encoded by the coding sequence ATGGCTTATTCACGCAATCCGACACAAACGTTCAAACCTGAGAGCGGTATTGTTAGCGCTCACCAGCAAGCAAAAAACACACTTTTAGGCTTTGTCACTCTCTCGTTAGTGTTTGCTGCTCTGTTATTTTCCGGAAACACCAGAGCTTCAGCTGTCGATGATTTACACAAGCGTGGTCAGGGTGAAATGAGTTACCTGTTTTGGACTCTCTACTCTGCCGAGTTCTATACCGCACCCTCTACTTCAGAACGTGCTTTGAAAATAGAGTACTACCGAGCGATAGAGAGTAAAGATTTGGTCGAAGCTACTGAAGATCAATGGAATAAGCTTGGCTACCCTAATAGCAATATTAAACGTTGGTTAGAGCCGCTCTACTCAATGTGGCCAAATGTAGAAGTAGGAAGCACGCTCACCATCCGTGTCGCTGAAGATAATGTCAGCCGTTTTTACTTTGATGAGCAACCTATTGGTGTCATCCAAGACAAACAATTCGGCGATGCCTTCCTTGCTATCTGGCTGTCTGAAAACACCTCCGAACCGGGCCTACGCAAACAACTTTTAGGTTTGAACAAATGA
- a CDS encoding DUF3833 domain-containing protein, producing the protein MNPKTTLLKFVLSILSLTWLVGCGSANLENHVDTTPELKLETFFDGELMAYGMVLDRSGNLLRRFDAKLIASWDGDNGEIKEWFTFADGERSTRVWNLIKTGDNTYSGTANDVIGTAYGETQGSALYWKYDLEVEVDGSTYEVVLDDWMFLMDEKRLFNKTEMSKFGFKVGEVILYIEKI; encoded by the coding sequence ATGAATCCAAAAACAACACTGTTAAAGTTCGTTCTGTCGATACTTTCTCTCACTTGGTTAGTCGGTTGTGGCTCTGCAAATTTAGAGAACCACGTAGACACTACGCCAGAACTCAAGCTCGAAACCTTCTTTGATGGTGAGCTAATGGCTTACGGCATGGTGCTCGACCGTTCAGGAAACCTACTGCGCCGCTTTGATGCCAAACTTATCGCGTCTTGGGATGGTGACAACGGAGAGATAAAAGAGTGGTTTACGTTTGCAGACGGTGAGCGCTCAACTCGCGTTTGGAACCTGATAAAAACCGGTGACAACACCTATTCAGGCACCGCTAATGATGTGATTGGAACGGCTTATGGTGAAACTCAAGGTTCGGCTCTGTATTGGAAATACGACCTAGAAGTTGAAGTAGATGGCAGCACCTATGAAGTGGTGTTAGACGACTGGATGTTCTTGATGGACGAAAAACGCTTGTTCAACAAAACCGAGATGTCGAAGTTCGGTTTTAAAGTCGGTGAAGTCATCTTATACATCGAGAAAATCTGA
- a CDS encoding SDR family NAD(P)-dependent oxidoreductase encodes MILITGSSSGLGAALAKQYANTPNNRQRLMITGRNSQRLAELAKGLPANTVSQACDLCDPRSVSEMLDALPETPKLVIHSAGSGYFGKIEQQDPAAISDMLKNNIESSIFLIRELVQRYKDQPVTIAVVMSTAAQGAKAEESTYCAAKWAVKGFIESVRLELKGHPMKIVAVYPGGMATEFWNTSGKDMDTSSFMTAPEAAQMLQQALTSTEHGYVSDITINRG; translated from the coding sequence ATGATTTTAATTACCGGATCAAGCAGCGGTTTAGGCGCAGCTTTAGCCAAGCAATATGCGAACACACCGAACAATCGTCAACGTTTAATGATCACTGGCCGTAACTCACAGCGTTTAGCTGAATTGGCGAAAGGCCTGCCAGCGAATACCGTGAGCCAAGCCTGTGACCTATGTGACCCGCGCTCAGTGAGCGAAATGCTTGATGCGTTGCCAGAAACACCCAAGCTGGTGATTCACAGTGCAGGCAGTGGATACTTCGGTAAGATAGAACAGCAAGACCCAGCGGCGATCAGCGACATGCTAAAAAACAATATCGAGTCCTCGATATTTCTGATTCGTGAGCTTGTTCAGCGTTACAAAGATCAACCGGTCACCATAGCAGTCGTGATGTCGACTGCAGCCCAAGGTGCTAAAGCGGAAGAGTCCACCTACTGCGCAGCAAAATGGGCGGTAAAAGGATTTATCGAATCGGTAAGGTTGGAGCTCAAAGGTCACCCGATGAAAATCGTGGCGGTTTATCCCGGAGGAATGGCGACCGAGTTTTGGAATACAAGCGGCAAAGACATGGATACCTCAAGCTTTATGACAGCTCCAGAGGCGGCTCAGATGCTGCAACAAGCGTTAACCAGCACTGAGCATGGATATGTGTCAGATATCACGATAAACCGCGGTTAA
- a CDS encoding RNA recognition motif domain-containing protein, translating into MKLLVRNLSRSTAEQDIRVLFSEFGSVKECSLVLDQETGESKGFAFVEMPEHEEAKAALNKLNMSKLGSNTIRVKVANS; encoded by the coding sequence ATGAAACTTCTAGTTCGTAACCTATCGCGCTCTACTGCTGAGCAAGACATCCGTGTTCTATTTTCTGAGTTCGGCTCAGTAAAAGAGTGCAGCCTAGTTTTAGACCAAGAAACTGGCGAATCTAAAGGCTTTGCTTTTGTTGAAATGCCAGAGCACGAAGAAGCTAAAGCGGCACTAAACAAGCTGAACATGTCAAAGCTTGGCAGCAACACGATTCGTGTAAAAGTAGCTAACTCTTAA
- a CDS encoding ribosome recycling factor family protein: MFSVPLNSFVHRVSDKSQVMANATECGCQLKRVRRSRNWLLVAQDHQLIEFKTMLTDEKDDWIATAIDKVLPKPVVCLTSLLAATPSMTVAQLVMESGCSMAEARRAIDEHEGL; this comes from the coding sequence ATGTTTAGCGTCCCACTGAATAGTTTTGTACATCGTGTGAGTGATAAAAGCCAAGTGATGGCGAATGCGACTGAGTGTGGATGCCAGTTGAAGCGTGTTCGTCGTTCACGTAACTGGTTGTTGGTGGCTCAAGATCATCAACTCATTGAATTTAAAACCATGCTAACCGATGAAAAAGACGATTGGATAGCAACCGCAATAGACAAAGTACTGCCTAAGCCAGTGGTGTGTTTGACATCGCTGTTAGCCGCTACGCCCTCGATGACGGTCGCGCAGTTAGTGATGGAATCAGGATGTTCAATGGCAGAAGCAAGGCGCGCTATTGATGAGCATGAAGGGTTGTAA
- a CDS encoding MalY/PatB family protein — translation MTAFKSTSNYGENAFIKSKPQMLQNIYNTTDVFPYWVADMDFQVAEPITQELNRLVERGVYSYEFHEQAVFEALSQWYSKRHGLNLSADKFVQVLGVLSGIALLLRQFTNEGDGVLIHTPAYHQFSNLVNKANRQVVKSPLINDEQGYRIDFDGMEQQIIEQKVKTMIFCNPHNPTGRVWTHQEIEQVIEIAKRHDVLIISDEIHSDIIFEGHAFTSLASFDYDKVITLIGSPAKTFGMHSISNGYVYTNNSDLFETFKANVAAMYLDHGNALTTFATIAAFEKGEEWLDGMLVYLQDTVQWITQFAEQRIPQLKVIQPQGTYQVWFDFSELGISEEALKNVVFEQAKMGLTPGGWFGAESYHFMRMNIATSRDNIEQSFTALADAIDGFERRNQVSSTCCDSSASKSGC, via the coding sequence ATGACAGCGTTTAAGAGTACATCTAACTACGGTGAAAATGCGTTTATAAAAAGCAAACCGCAGATGCTCCAGAACATTTATAACACCACCGATGTATTCCCATACTGGGTTGCCGATATGGATTTTCAGGTCGCGGAACCGATCACTCAAGAGTTGAATCGTTTGGTTGAGCGAGGTGTGTACTCTTATGAGTTTCATGAGCAAGCGGTGTTTGAAGCGCTGTCGCAATGGTATTCAAAGCGTCATGGTTTAAACCTTTCTGCGGACAAGTTTGTTCAGGTGCTGGGTGTGCTTTCTGGTATCGCGTTGTTACTGCGTCAGTTTACTAATGAAGGTGATGGTGTGCTTATCCATACGCCGGCGTATCACCAGTTTTCTAACTTAGTGAATAAAGCAAATCGTCAGGTCGTGAAGAGCCCCCTTATTAATGATGAGCAAGGTTACCGTATTGATTTCGACGGTATGGAACAACAGATCATCGAACAAAAAGTGAAGACGATGATTTTCTGTAACCCGCACAACCCAACAGGTCGCGTGTGGACACATCAAGAAATTGAGCAGGTTATCGAGATCGCTAAGCGCCATGATGTGCTAATCATCAGTGATGAGATCCACTCAGACATTATCTTTGAAGGTCACGCTTTCACGAGTTTGGCCAGCTTTGATTACGACAAGGTCATCACCTTGATTGGTTCTCCGGCAAAAACCTTCGGTATGCACAGCATCTCAAACGGCTATGTGTACACCAACAACAGTGATCTATTTGAAACGTTCAAAGCCAACGTGGCGGCGATGTATCTTGACCATGGTAATGCTTTAACGACGTTTGCGACGATTGCCGCCTTTGAAAAGGGGGAAGAGTGGCTAGACGGCATGTTGGTGTATCTGCAAGATACGGTTCAGTGGATCACTCAATTTGCCGAGCAACGTATCCCTCAATTGAAAGTGATCCAACCGCAAGGCACTTACCAAGTATGGTTTGATTTTTCGGAGTTAGGCATATCGGAAGAAGCGCTAAAGAACGTGGTGTTTGAGCAGGCTAAAATGGGGTTAACGCCGGGCGGTTGGTTTGGCGCTGAGAGTTATCATTTTATGCGAATGAACATCGCCACTTCGCGAGACAATATAGAGCAGTCATTTACTGCTTTAGCGGACGCAATTGATGGCTTTGAGCGAAGAAACCAAGTTAGTTCAACTTGTTGTGATAGCAGCGCGTCAAAAAGCGGCTGCTGA
- a CDS encoding OsmC family protein, which produces MSEYGAVIRWQKAEDEAFSDNQYSRGHTWEFDGGVTVPASSSPHVVPLPLSVAENVDPEEAFIAALSSCHMLTFLGIAAKQKYVIDSYVDDAIGVLEEDESGRSSVTTVTLRPKIVFIGSKVPTSAQLDKLHHLAHKNCFIANSVKTEIKVEI; this is translated from the coding sequence ATGTCTGAATATGGTGCGGTCATTCGCTGGCAGAAAGCGGAAGATGAAGCCTTTAGCGATAATCAATACAGCCGCGGCCACACATGGGAATTCGATGGTGGTGTTACTGTACCTGCTTCGTCTTCTCCTCATGTTGTGCCACTACCGCTGTCGGTGGCTGAGAATGTTGATCCAGAAGAAGCCTTTATTGCGGCACTTTCTAGCTGCCATATGCTGACTTTTTTGGGCATTGCGGCTAAGCAGAAGTACGTGATCGACTCTTATGTGGATGATGCGATTGGTGTGCTTGAGGAAGATGAGTCAGGCCGTTCATCCGTAACTACAGTGACACTGCGCCCTAAGATTGTGTTTATTGGTAGCAAGGTTCCAACCAGTGCTCAACTCGACAAGCTTCATCACTTAGCGCACAAGAATTGCTTTATCGCTAATTCGGTCAAGACGGAGATAAAGGTAGAGATATGA
- a CDS encoding GFA family protein: protein MKVVGNTVIQPLHKATCHCGAVELELSLPNGIEKPRRCDCSICRRKGAIVGSVALDGIKIVKGEEHLKLYQFNTNTAKHYFCSNCGIYTHHQRRSSPNEYGFNIGCLEGVNPFYIGGVVTNDGVNHPADR, encoded by the coding sequence ATGAAAGTAGTCGGTAACACGGTTATCCAACCTTTGCACAAGGCAACTTGTCACTGCGGTGCGGTGGAACTAGAGCTCAGTTTACCTAACGGAATAGAAAAACCGCGCCGTTGCGATTGCTCCATTTGTCGTCGTAAAGGCGCGATAGTCGGCTCTGTTGCGCTTGATGGGATCAAGATCGTGAAAGGTGAAGAGCATCTCAAGCTTTATCAATTCAACACCAATACTGCGAAGCATTACTTCTGTTCGAACTGCGGTATTTATACACATCATCAGCGCCGTTCAAGTCCAAATGAATATGGATTTAACATTGGTTGTTTGGAAGGGGTAAACCCTTTTTATATTGGCGGTGTGGTCACCAACGACGGTGTTAATCACCCTGCTGACCGTTAA
- the nagE gene encoding N-acetylglucosamine-specific PTS transporter subunit IIBC: protein MNILGYLQKIGKALMVPIAVLPAGGLMLGLGYAIDPTGWGANSALATILVYGGKGIMDNQAWLFAVGVAYGLAKDNNGAAALSGLLGLLIIEMIVGNVAVISQITGVPVEQMTSSEIIASEASVSAFTGIIMGLVAAALYNRFHTIKLPAVLGFFGGKRFVPIVTSLAAISISLVMVYVWPAVYGALVDFGIAISEMGAAGAGLYGFFNRLLIPVGLHHALNQVFIFDLVGINDISKFWSGTGELGVTGIYQGGFFPIMGYGLPAACLAMYHCAKPENKKKVGGILGASALTAILTGVTEPIEFAFMFVAPVLYVIHALLAALSLYIAASMQWIAGFTFSGGLIDFVLSYNLPLAMKPYMLVLQGLCFSAIYYSVFRFAILKFDLKTPGREDAEVAEVSNVTSNEKAALYLKALGGHANLTSIDSCITRLRLSLEDVSIVDEAALKAIGAMGIVKIGANNLQVIIGTEAEEVAHAMKQIPANQDLNEIALPS, encoded by the coding sequence GTGAACATACTGGGATATTTACAAAAAATAGGTAAAGCACTCATGGTGCCGATTGCCGTTCTCCCTGCAGGCGGTTTGATGCTAGGGCTAGGGTATGCAATAGACCCAACAGGTTGGGGAGCCAATAGCGCACTTGCCACCATACTGGTGTATGGAGGCAAAGGCATCATGGATAACCAAGCTTGGTTATTTGCAGTGGGTGTGGCTTATGGTTTAGCGAAAGATAACAACGGTGCAGCGGCGCTTTCTGGGCTTCTCGGACTACTGATTATCGAAATGATTGTGGGCAATGTCGCGGTAATTTCACAGATTACTGGGGTCCCTGTCGAGCAAATGACAAGCTCGGAGATCATTGCTTCAGAAGCCTCGGTAAGTGCATTCACAGGTATTATCATGGGCTTGGTGGCTGCTGCATTATATAACCGATTCCACACAATCAAGCTGCCTGCAGTGCTTGGCTTCTTTGGCGGAAAGCGCTTTGTTCCAATTGTCACGTCTCTTGCCGCTATCTCAATCAGCTTAGTCATGGTGTACGTGTGGCCAGCCGTTTATGGCGCACTTGTCGACTTTGGTATCGCTATCTCTGAAATGGGGGCAGCCGGCGCTGGTCTATACGGCTTCTTTAACCGATTGCTGATTCCTGTTGGTCTTCATCACGCTTTAAACCAAGTGTTCATTTTCGACCTAGTTGGCATCAACGATATTTCTAAATTCTGGTCGGGTACGGGTGAACTCGGTGTAACGGGCATCTACCAAGGTGGCTTCTTCCCTATTATGGGTTATGGCTTACCAGCCGCTTGTCTGGCTATGTACCACTGTGCGAAACCAGAAAACAAAAAGAAAGTAGGCGGAATCTTGGGTGCATCGGCACTGACTGCTATTTTAACCGGTGTAACTGAACCGATTGAATTTGCCTTCATGTTTGTGGCTCCCGTGCTTTACGTTATCCACGCGCTCTTGGCTGCACTTTCACTTTACATCGCAGCAAGTATGCAGTGGATTGCCGGCTTTACCTTCAGTGGCGGTTTAATTGATTTTGTATTGTCGTACAACCTTCCACTCGCCATGAAACCATACATGCTAGTACTACAAGGCCTGTGCTTCTCAGCGATTTACTACTCAGTTTTCCGTTTTGCGATTCTAAAGTTTGACTTGAAAACACCGGGGCGTGAAGACGCAGAAGTTGCTGAAGTAAGCAACGTAACCTCTAACGAAAAAGCAGCTCTGTATCTTAAGGCACTCGGTGGACACGCCAACCTAACCAGCATCGATTCATGCATCACTCGACTGCGCCTATCACTTGAGGACGTAAGCATTGTCGATGAAGCAGCACTCAAAGCCATCGGCGCTATGGGCATCGTGAAAATTGGAGCGAACAACCTTCAAGTGATTATTGGCACAGAAGCCGAAGAAGTTGCTCACGCAATGAAGCAAATTCCTGCGAACCAAGACTTAAATGAGATAGCTCTACCAAGCTAA